The Bos indicus x Bos taurus breed Angus x Brahman F1 hybrid chromosome 11, Bos_hybrid_MaternalHap_v2.0, whole genome shotgun sequence genome includes a region encoding these proteins:
- the NELFB gene encoding negative elongation factor B — protein sequence MRMPPPSCASQWRGPAAGLPKGWAACRAEEPTVGLPKDPVSSARVVQARLQPTDALGFTGRPCPTHSSGLVRALHRHRPALLPRGTTIATPTVLASPQFHREAKNKGAGPRRRARRARWAELRRRPVRHPGTAFALFLPGAGRGAPPGNPCATAAAFPGSPLAGGPGCAERKWAAAERAERCCGWDLAELEGAGERSAGGPRGPGERTAAGPVASAAAPGERGGDGAPGRVGAGASALFAGLQDLGVANGEDLKETLTNCTEPLKAIEQFQTENGVLLPSLQSALPFLDLHGTPRLEFHQSVFDELRDKLLERVSAIASEGKAEERYKKLEDLLEKSFSLVKMPSLQPVVMCVMKHLPKVPEKKLKLVMADKELYRACAVEVKRQIWQDNQALFGDEVSPLLKQYIVEKESALFSTELSVLHNFFSPSPKTRRQGEVVQRLTRMVGRNVKLYDMVLQFLRTLFLRTRNVHYCTLRAELLMSLHDLDVGDICSVDPCHKFTWCLDACIRERFVDSKRARELQGFLDGVKKGQEQVLGDLSMILCDPFAINTLSLSTVRHLQELVGQEVLPRDSPDLLLLLRLLALGQGAWDMIDSQVFKEPKMEVELVTRFLPMLMSFVVDDHTFNVDQKLPAEEKAPVTYPNTLPESFTKFLQEQRMACEVGLYYVLHITKQRNKNALLRLLPGLVETFGDLAFGDIFLHLLTGSLALLADEFALEDFCSSLFDGFLLTASPRKESVQRHVLRLLLHLHHRVAPSKLEALQKALEPTGQSGEAVKELYSQLGEKLEQLDHRKPSPAQAPETPALELPLPAVPAPAVL from the exons AACAGATGCCCTGGGCTTCACCGGGAGGCCCTGCCCCACCCACAGCAGCGGTCTGGTACGGGCTCTGCATCGCCATCGCCCCGCCCTCCTGCCCAGGG GTACCACGATAGCTACTCCCACGGTGCTGGCATCACCCCAGTTCCACAGGGAAGCCAAGAACAAGGGA GCGGGGCCGCGCAGGAGGGCGCGGCGGGCCCGGTGGGCGGAGCTTCGCCGGCGACCCGTGCGTCATCCGGGCACCGCCTTCGCGCTGTTTCTGCCGGGCGCGGGACGCGGCGCTCCTCCCGGGAACCCCTGCGCGACGGCGGCGGCGTTTCCGGGGAGCCCGTTGGCGGGCGGACCTGGCTGCGCGGAGCGGAAGTGGGCGGCTGCGGAGCGAGCGGAGCGGTGCTGCGGGTGGGACCTGGCCGAGCTGGAGGGCGCCGGGGAGCGGAGCGCGGGCGGCCCCCGAGGCCCGGGCGAGAGGACCGCTGCAGGGCCCGTGGCGAGCGCGGCGGCGCCGGGGGAGCGCGGCGGGGATGGGGCGCCGGGCCGGGTGGGGGCCGGGGCCTCGGCCCTATTTGCGGGGCTGCAGGACCTGGGTGTGGCCAACGGCGAGGACCTAAAGGAGACGCTGACCAACTGCACGGAGCCGCTCAAGGCCATCGAGCAGTTCCAG ACAGAGAACGGCGTGCTGCTGCCCTCCCTGCAGTCGGCCTTGCCGTTCTTGGACCTGCACGGGACTCCGCGGCTGGAGTTCCACCAGTCGGTTTTTGATGAGCTTCGGGACAAGCTGCTGGAGCGTGTGTCAGCCATCGCTTCCGAGGGGAAGGCCGAGGAAAG GTATAAGAAACTGGAGGACCTCCTGGAGAAGAGCTTTTCTCTGGTGAAGATGCCATCTCTGCAGCCGGTGGTGATGTGTGTCATGAAACACCTGCCCAAG GTTCCtgagaagaagctgaagctggtgATGGCTGACAAGGAGCTGTACCGGGCCTGCGCAGTGGAGGTGAAGCGGCAGATTTGGCAGGACAACCAGGCGCTCTTTGGCGATGAGGTCTCCCCGCTGCTGAAGCAGTACATCGTGGAGAAGGAGAGCGCGCTCTTCAGCACGGAGCTCTCAGTCCTGCACAACTTCTTCAGCCCTTCCCCCAAGACCAGGCGCCAGGGTGAG GTGGTGCAGAGGCTGACGAGGATGGTGGGGCGCAACGTGAAGCTGTACGACATGGTCCTGCAGTTCCTGCGCACGCTCTTCCTGCGCACGCGCAATGTGCACTACTGCACACTGCGCGCCGAGCTGCTCATGTCCCTGCACGACCTGGACGTCGGCGACATCTGCTCCGTGGACCCCTGCCACAAG TTCACCTGGTGCCTGGACGCTTGCATCCGAGAGCGGTTTGTGGACAGCAAGAGGGCCCGCGAGCTGCAGGGCTTCCTTGACGGAGTGAAGAAGGGGCAGGAGCAAGTTCTGGG GGACCTATCCATGATCCTGTGTGACCCCTTCGCCATCAACACCCTGTCTCTGAGCACCGTCAGGCACCTGCAGGAGCTGGTGGGCCAGGAGGTGCTACCCAGG GACAGCCCGGACCTCCTCCTGCTGCTCCGGCTGCTGGCGCTGGGCCAGGGTGCGTGGGACATGATCGACAGCCAGGTCTTCAAGGAGCCCAAGATG GAGGTGGAGCTGGTCACCAGGTTCCTGCCCATGCTCATGTCCTTCGTGGTGGACGACCACACCTTCAACGTGGATCAGAAGCTCCCAGCCGAGGAGAAGGCCCCGGTCACGTACCCAAACACGCTGCCGGAGAGCTTCACCAA GTTCCTGCAGGAGCAGCGCATGGCCTGCGAAGTGGGGCTGTACTACGTGCTGCACATCACCAAGCAGAGGAATAAGAACGCACTGCTGCGCCTGCTGCCGGGGCTCG TGGAGACCTTCGGCGACCTGGCGTTCGGGGACATCTTCCTGCACCTGCTCACGGGCAGCCTGGCCCTGCTGGCCGACGAGTTCGCCCTGGAGGACTTCTGCAGCAGCCTCTTCGACGGCTTCCTCCTCACCGCCTCCCCAAG GAAGGAGAGCGTGCAGCGGCACGTCCTGCGGCTCCTGCTGCACCTGCACCACCGGGTGGCCCCGTCCAAgctggaggcgctgcagaaggcACTGGAGCCCACGGGCCAG AGTGGAGAGGCGGTGAAGGAGCTGTATTCCCAGCTTGGAGAGAAGCTCGAGCAGCTGGACCACCGGAAGCCTagcccagcccaggccccagAGACGCCAGCCCTGGAGCTGCCTCTGCCGGCTGTGCCCGCCCCGGCTGTGCTCTGA